The Microbacterium limosum sequence GCCGGACGTGGCCGAGCGGAAATCGGCCGCCGCCTCGTCGTCGTCGGGGTAGGGAGTGGGGGTGAGCCGCGCGACGGCCGGATCGTCGGCGGCCTCCGCGGCATCCGCCGCCGACGTGGCGTTCTCCAGCAGCTCGGAGAACTGCGCGACGAGATCGGCGAGGTGCCGCGCCTCGAGTCGGCTGATGGTCAACACGGTGGTGGTCACAGGGGTGCCTTCCGGACGGTGGCCCACAAGCCGTAGTCGTGCATCGCCGCGGCGTGCAGTTCCATCTGCTCGCGCGGTCCCTCGGACACGACCGCATGCCCGCGCTCGTGCACGTCGAGCATGAGGGCGGTCGCGCGGGCAGTGGAGTACCCGAAGTAGTCGCGGAACACGCGCACGACGTAGCTCATCAGGTTGACCGGGTCGTTCCACACCACGGTCTGCCACGGGCCCGGCGCGGACGCACGCAGATCCGCATCCTCCCGGATGTCCGGCAGCGTCGTGGTGCTCATGCCCAGCCCAGCTCGTGCAGTCGGTCGTCGTCGATCCCGTAGTAGTGGGCGATCTCGTGGACGAGGGTCGTGTGCACCTCGTCGCGCAGCTCGGCCTCGTCGGCGCACGCGTGCAGGTGGGGCTCGCGGTAGACGATGATGCGGTCGGGGAGCTCACCGACGCCGTAACGGTCGCGCTCGGTCACGGCCACGCCGTCGTAGAGGCCGAAGAGATCGAGGCTGCCGTCCTCCGGCCGGGCCTCGACGACGAAGACGACGTTGTCGAGCCCGTCGACCATGTCGTCGGGCAGCAGGTCGAGTTCGGACACGACAAGGTCCTCGAACGTCGCGGCATCCATGTCGATCATTGGGGTGAGTAACGGGACTTGAACCCGCGACCCCCTGGACCACAACCAGGTGCTCTACCAACTGAGCTATACCCACCATGTGCCTGCGTGAGCGGGCAACCAGCCAAGTCTATTACACGCCGGAGGGGAACGCCGACACCGCGGCGGCGGCGGCGGAGCGCGCACCGTCGCTGGTGGGTCCGGGCTGGGAGACGAACACGGACTGGCGGTAGTACGCCAGCTCGCGGATCGACTCGCGGATGTCGGCGAGGGCGCGGTGACCGCCCTGCTTGGCGGGGGCATGGATGTAGGCGCGGGGGTACCAGCGGCGCGCGAGCTCCTTGATGCTGGAGACGTCGACGTTGCGGTAGTGCAGGTAGCCGTCCAGGCGCGGCATGTACTTCGCCAGGAACATCCGGTCGGTGCTGATCGTGTTGCCGGCCAGGGGCGCCTTCCCGTGCTGGGGCACGAAGCGCTGGATGTACTCGAGGGCCTGGAACTCCGCCTCGGCGACGTTCACGCCGTGGGGGATCTGCTCGAGCAGACCGGAGGAGCGGTGCATGTCGGTCACGAAGTCGTTCATGTTCGCCAGCGCCGACTCGTCGGGCTTGATGACCACGTCGAATCCGTCGTCCAGGATGCGCAGCTCGAAATCCGTCACCACGACCGCGATCTCGACCAGTTCGTCGACCCCGAGGTCCAGACCGGTCATCTCGCAGTCGATCCAGACCAGACGGTCGTTTTCGCTCGCAGCCATAGCCGACATCCTATCTTCGCGGGCTCTTGGGGCCCCGTTCACTCCCGCGACGACGCGCTAGCCTTGGTGGCACGCCTCCGTAGCTCAGTGGATAGAGCAGCGGCCTTCTAATCCGTTTGTCGCAGGTTCGAATCCTGCCGGGGGCACCGGGTTCGAGACGTCAGTGACCGACCGTTCGCCAGTGCGTACCCGTGCTCGCCGAGCGTGTCCGGGACGAACTCGCTGCGCCGTGCCGCGTGACGCGGGAGCGGGAGGGCTTCCGCTCGGCCACGCCGCGGCGTAGCGTCGAGTGGGTCGAAAGGAGTTCGCCGATGAGCACGACGACACGCCCCACGATCTGGGTTGCCTACGGGCCCACGGGAGTGGTCGGCACGGTCCGCAAGGACGACGACGGGTACACCGTGATGATGGCGGGGGCGGCGGCATCCGCGGGTACCTATCCGACAATGGAGATCGCCAAGCGCGCGCTGCATGCGCGGATGCGTCCCGGCAGCGATTGGCCGCAGTTCCGGGAGCACTGAGCGATCAGGGCGCGGATGCCGCGCCCGCCGCCGGCGTCACCGCGGGGGAGGCGTGCGGCGCAGCGGTCCCTGCCCCGCCGGGGGCGGTGTCGAAGGCGCGCACTGCGGCGTGCGCGAGCGGGCCGATGAGCACGGCGAACGCGACCGTGCCAATTCCGACCGTTCCGCCCAGCAGCCACCCGGCCGTCAGGACGACCGCTTCGACCAGTGTTCTCGATACCCAGAGGGGCCACCCGAGGCGGTGGGAGAGCCCGGTCATGAGCCCGTCGCGCGGGCCCGGACCGAAGCGTGCGCCGATGTAGAGGCCGCTTCCGAGGCCGACGATCGCAATGCCGGCGGCGAACATGACGCAGCCGAGCGCGAACGACGGCGCGGTCGGGATGACGTCGAGGGCGAGCTGCATCGCTGTGCCGACCATCAGGATGTTCAGCACCGTGCCGAGCCCGGGACGCTGGCGAAGCGGTATCCACAGGAGAAGCACCCCGAGCCCGATGAGGCTGGTGACCCAGCCGATCCCCATGCCGGTGGCCTTCGAAACTCCCTGGGCGAAGACCGTCCACGGGTCGAGTCCGATGCCGGCGGCGATCATGACCGCGCAGCCGACGCCGTACAGGACCAGCCCGATCGGCAGCTGCAGGGAACGGCGGAGCATGCTGCAATCCAATCTCGGAAGTGGCTTGCTTGCCAGAGGCCAATCCTCTTACGGTGGATGCATGCCGGATTCCCGCCTCTCGTCCCGGTCGTTCGCCGTGATGCTCGGACGGTGGCGCGGCGCCGGTCCCGCATATCGAGACCTGGCCGACGCCGTCCGCGTGCTGAGCCTCGACGGCCGGATCGTGCCGGGCACGGCCCTGCCGGCGGAACGCGACCTGGCCGCACGCCTGGAGCTGAGCCGGACCACTGTTGCCGCCGCATACCGCGATCTCCGGGAGAGCGGGCACCTGCGCAGCCTGCGGGGGTCGGGCAGCGTCGTCCAGGCGGTGGGGCGGATGGCCGCGGCCCCGGAGCCCGGGGGCGCGGACACGATCGACCTCAGTCAGGCCAGTCCCTCTGCGTGGCCGGGTCTGCCGGAGCTCTTCGCGGAGGCCGCCAGTCAGGCATCCCGATGGGTCAGCCGCCCCGGGTACGACGTGCGGGGCGACGCCGAGCTGCGCCAGGCGATCGCCGAGCGGTACACCGCTCGCGGACTGCCGACCGACGCGACGCAGATCATCGTCACGACCGGGGCCCAGGCGGCGATCTCGCTGCTCGCCGATGTGCTGGTGCGCCCGGGGGATCGGGTCGCGATCGAGACGCCGACGTATCCGCACGCGGCGGATGCGTTCTCGCGGGCGGGTGGCCGCCTCACGGCGATACCGGTGCACCTCGACAGCGGGTGGGACCTCGAGCGCGCCGAGCACGTGCTTCGCCGCGCCGCGCCCAGCGTCCTCTACACGATGCCCGACTTCCAGAACCCGACGGGCGCGTCGATGGCTCGGGCGGCGCGCGAGGAGTTCGTGGGCCTGGCTGCGGATGCCGGCGCCGTCCTCGTCGCGGATGAGACGACGGCGGACCTGCGGATCGATCCCGGCGCCGCCTCGGCTCCGCTCGGCGCGGGGATGGATCCCCTCCTCCAGCGTCGCGTCGTGACCCTCGGCTCCCTCGGCAAGTCGGTCTGGGGAGGATTGCGCGTGGGGTGGATCCGTGCCGATGTCGATCTCGTGCAGCGACTGGTGTCGGCTCGTCCTCGACGCGAGCTGGGAACCCCCGAGATGGAACAGCAGGTGGCTCTTCTGGCGCTGGCCCGGATGCCCGAGATCCTCGAGCAGCGCGCGCGACTTCTCGGCGCCGGCCGCGATGCCCTGTGCGCGGCGCTGGCATCGCGGCTTCCGCACTGGCAGGTGCCCTGCCCGCCCGGCGGCGTGGCCCTGTGGGTGGGGCTCGGCGAGCCCGTGAGCTCTCCGCTGTCATGGGAGGCGCGCACACGGGGGCTCGTCATCTCGTCCGGTCCGCGCTTCGGAGTGGAGGGCGGGCACGAACGGCACCTGCGGATCCCCTTCACCGCCGCCCCCGCGATCCTCGAGCGCAGCGTGGAGATCCTGGCCGAGGCGTGGGACAGCGCGCTGAGCCGAGCACGCGCCGGCCAGCCGCATGAGCCCCTTCTGGCGTCGGTCGTCTGACCGCGCCGCGCCCGCTCAGCGATCGAGCAGGACCCGGATCGCCTCGTCGGCGGACCAGAACTCGCCGAGCGAACGGAACGCGCGCGACGGCGCGTGGAAGCGCTTTGCGCTGTAGCGGACACCGCGTGCATCTGCGCACGATTCGATGTGGCCGACGATGAGGCCGGTCCTGTCTCGCACCCGCCACAGGGAAGGCCCGGCGGGAACGAGGTCTGCCCCGTGCGGAGCCCGGGGCCGTCCGAGAATCGCTGTCGTTGTCATGTCTCCTCCTCCGCCACGACCGTAGGCCGGGCCTCCGACATCGCCGTTCGCGTTCCAGGGTGCTCCTCCCCAGCTCCGCCGCGGCGCGCGGAATCCCCGACGACGAGGATCGACGCGCCGCCGCTCGCGCCCCCCGCGCATCCTGGGTCGAGTGGCGCGATGCCGCACGGCCGGAGGGGCCGGCCGGGAAGGACAGACGCAAATGAGCGATCACATC is a genomic window containing:
- the clpS gene encoding ATP-dependent Clp protease adapter ClpS; translated protein: MSTTTLPDIREDADLRASAPGPWQTVVWNDPVNLMSYVVRVFRDYFGYSTARATALMLDVHERGHAVVSEGPREQMELHAAAMHDYGLWATVRKAPL
- a CDS encoding metallopeptidase family protein, whose translation is MIDMDAATFEDLVVSELDLLPDDMVDGLDNVVFVVEARPEDGSLDLFGLYDGVAVTERDRYGVGELPDRIIVYREPHLHACADEAELRDEVHTTLVHEIAHYYGIDDDRLHELGWA
- the orn gene encoding oligoribonuclease, producing MAASENDRLVWIDCEMTGLDLGVDELVEIAVVVTDFELRILDDGFDVVIKPDESALANMNDFVTDMHRSSGLLEQIPHGVNVAEAEFQALEYIQRFVPQHGKAPLAGNTISTDRMFLAKYMPRLDGYLHYRNVDVSSIKELARRWYPRAYIHAPAKQGGHRALADIRESIRELAYYRQSVFVSQPGPTSDGARSAAAAAVSAFPSGV
- a CDS encoding methyltransferase, whose protein sequence is MSTTTRPTIWVAYGPTGVVGTVRKDDDGYTVMMAGAAASAGTYPTMEIAKRALHARMRPGSDWPQFREH
- a CDS encoding PLP-dependent aminotransferase family protein codes for the protein MPDSRLSSRSFAVMLGRWRGAGPAYRDLADAVRVLSLDGRIVPGTALPAERDLAARLELSRTTVAAAYRDLRESGHLRSLRGSGSVVQAVGRMAAAPEPGGADTIDLSQASPSAWPGLPELFAEAASQASRWVSRPGYDVRGDAELRQAIAERYTARGLPTDATQIIVTTGAQAAISLLADVLVRPGDRVAIETPTYPHAADAFSRAGGRLTAIPVHLDSGWDLERAEHVLRRAAPSVLYTMPDFQNPTGASMARAAREEFVGLAADAGAVLVADETTADLRIDPGAASAPLGAGMDPLLQRRVVTLGSLGKSVWGGLRVGWIRADVDLVQRLVSARPRRELGTPEMEQQVALLALARMPEILEQRARLLGAGRDALCAALASRLPHWQVPCPPGGVALWVGLGEPVSSPLSWEARTRGLVISSGPRFGVEGGHERHLRIPFTAAPAILERSVEILAEAWDSALSRARAGQPHEPLLASVV